A section of the Ranitomeya imitator isolate aRanImi1 chromosome 7, aRanImi1.pri, whole genome shotgun sequence genome encodes:
- the LOC138645777 gene encoding nucleolar protein 58-like, with amino-acid sequence MEKKKKRETNGKRKKEKRKREKRKREREKRKKEKKRKKKKKRETNRKRKKEKKRETKRKKEKREREKRKWEREKRKKEKKKNKKMKVKKEKRKENRKKEKKTKRETNRKRKKEK; translated from the coding sequence atGGAGAAAAAGAAGAAAAGGGAGACCAATGggaagaggaagaaggagaagaggaagagggagaagaggaagagggagagggagaagaggaagaaggagaaaaagaggaagaagaaaaagaaaagggagaCGAATAggaagaggaagaaggagaagaaaaGGGAGACgaagaggaagaaggagaagagggagagggagaagaggaagtgggagagggagaagaggaagaaggagaagaagaagaataagaagatGAAGGTGAAGaaggagaagaggaaggagaacaGGAAGAAGGAGAAAAAGACGAAAAGGGAGACGAATAggaagaggaagaaggagaagtag